A single Hyperolius riggenbachi isolate aHypRig1 chromosome 12, aHypRig1.pri, whole genome shotgun sequence DNA region contains:
- the LOC137542440 gene encoding uncharacterized protein isoform X2, producing the protein MDQIFTRLAAVARSEGGEEQLRKMLDSFFPISPPSVSTDLPSTSDTSSHQLSPGAVDVTPVVLSASSPLDQPPIPSAGRSRKDHHLDQLSASAGVGTGCLEAPPAKRSKKPRKPYSPDVQGRKSKHTAHTGSSRSAKGGSGRGHVTVRGHLASDPRPACAPGSVPAGTARNLLPQQLSMDCLRPSAPATCSPLLSSCIADPSLPSTSAVTPPGAPIFNPPPISSPPVQHSSAANAAEPRALDAGSSFHLLLQQLQGLSSGDPPRAACLSGAPTATYSPDPGSFQGPAATPAAGNQDGRQPASAANAVAGDGDSSSSDGEADAPVQTTRHGSWDVTEAVISGQKFDS; encoded by the coding sequence ATGGATCAAATCTTCACAAGGCTGGCTGCTGTGGCTAGATCTgaggggggagaggagcagcTCCGCAAGATGCTGGATTCTTTTTTCCCAATATCACCCCCTTCAGTTTCCACTGACCTGCCTTCTACTTCAGATACTTCCAGCCATCAACTCTCCCCTGGTGCTGTGGATGTGACACCCGTGGTCCTTTCTGCCTCTTCTCCATTGGATCAGCCTCCCATTCCATCTGCTGGCCGCTCCAGGAAGGATCATCATCTGGACCAGCTCTCTGCATCTGCCGGAGTGGGGACAGGCTGTTTAGAAGCGCCGCCAGCTAAGAGGAGCAAGAAGCCTAGGAAGCCCTATTCCCCTGATGTGCAGGGAAGGAAATCTAAGCACACTGcccacacaggaagcagccgctctgcTAAGGGCGGaagtgggcgtggtcacgtgACTGTCAGGGGCCATCTTGCCAGTGATCCAAGGCCTGCCTGTGCTCCAGGATCTGTCCCTGCTGGCACTGCCCGGAATCTGCTTCCTCAGCAGCTATCTATGGACTGTTTGCGTCCCTCTGCTCCTgctacctgctcccccctcctctcttccTGCATCGCTGACCCGTCGCTCCCATCCACCTCTGCGGTCACTCCTCCTGGGGCTCCCATCTTCAATCCACCACCCatctcttctcctcctgtgcagcaTTCAAGCGCTGCCAATGCTGCTGAACCTAGGGCTCTGGATGCAGGATCCTCTTTCCACCTTCTGCTGCAACAGCTTCAGGGACTTTCCTCTGGGGATCCTCCACGGGCCGCCTGCTTATCAGGGGCCCCTACTGCCACATACAGCCCGGATCCTGGATCGTTCCAAGGGCCAGCAGCTACTCCTGCTGCAGGCAACCAGGACGGACGTCAGCCTGCTTCCGCAGCGAATGCCGTTGCTGGTGACGGGGATTCCAGTTCCTCTGATGGGGAAGCCGATGCTCCAGTCCAAACTACTAGACACG